Proteins from a genomic interval of Sugiyamaella lignohabitans strain CBS 10342 chromosome C, complete sequence:
- the TOP2 gene encoding DNA topoisomerase 2 (Topoisomerase II; relieves torsional strain in DNA by cleaving and re-sealing the phosphodiester backbone of both positively and negatively supercoiled DNA; cleaves complementary strands; localizes to axial cores in meiosis; required for replication slow zone (RSZ) breakage following Mec1p inactivation; GO_component: GO:0097047 - DNA replication termination region [Evidence IPI] [PMID 20797631]; GO_component: GO:0009330 - DNA topoisomerase complex (ATP-hydrolyzing) [Evidence IBA]; GO_component: GO:0005739 - mitochondrion [Evidence IDA] [PMID 16823961]; GO_component: GO:0005634 - nucleus [Evidence IEA,IEA]; GO_component: GO:0005634 - nucleus [Evidence IDA] [PMID 22842922]; GO_component: GO:0005634 - nucleus [Evidence IDA] [PMID 6088500]; GO_component: GO:0000795 - synaptonemal complex [Evidence IDA] [PMID 1315786]; GO_function: GO:0005524 - ATP binding [Evidence IEA,IEA]; GO_function: GO:0003677 - DNA binding [Evidence IEA,IEA]; GO_function: GO:0003916 - DNA topoisomerase activity [Evidence IEA]; GO_function: GO:0003918 - DNA topoisomerase type II (ATP-hydrolyzing) activity [Evidence IEA,IEA]; GO_function: GO:0003918 - DNA topoisomerase type II (ATP-hydrolyzing) activity [Evidence IDA] [PMID 6088500]; GO_function: GO:0003918 - DNA topoisomerase type II (ATP-hydrolyzing) activity [Evidence IDA] [PMID 6323017]; GO_function: GO:0008094 - DNA-dependent ATPase activity [Evidence IBA]; GO_function: GO:0016853 - isomerase activity [Evidence IEA]; GO_function: GO:0046872 - metal ion binding [Evidence IEA]; GO_function: GO:0000166 - nucleotide binding [Evidence IEA]; GO_process: GO:0006200 - ATP catabolic process [Evidence IEA,IEA]; GO_process: GO:0006259 - DNA metabolic process [Evidence IEA]; GO_process: GO:0006271 - DNA strand elongation involved in DNA replication [Evidence IMP] [PMID 2549254]; GO_process: GO:0006265 - DNA topological change [Evidence IEA]; GO_process: GO:0006265 - DNA topological change [Evidence IDA] [PMID 6088500]; GO_process: GO:0006268 - DNA unwinding involved in DNA replication [Evidence IMP] [PMID 24062159]; GO_process: GO:0006333 - chromatin assembly or disassembly [Evidence IMP] [PMID 9199287]; GO_process: GO:0031055 - chromatin remodeling at centromere [Evidence IMP] [PMID 18701701]; GO_process: GO:0044774 - mitotic DNA integrity checkpoint [Evidence IMP] [PMID 16651657]; GO_process: GO:0007131 - reciprocal meiotic recombination [Evidence IMP] [PMID 2156624]; GO_process: GO:0000019 - regulation of mitotic recombination [Evidence IMP] [PMID 2902925]; GO_process: GO:0097046 - replication fork progression beyond termination site [Evidence IMP] [PMID 20797631]; GO_process: GO:0000712 - resolution of meiotic recombination intermediates [Evidence IBA]; GO_process: GO:0000819 - sister chromatid segregation [Evidence IBA]), protein MAKLSTTAVQDENAKPRAAARTMKQSKIYDSDDDAYGGGDGDFSFGGGNDGGDSDFELDEAPAKKRKPAAKAATGGTAPKKPRKTPATGTAAAKKKAAAALQTRDTNTVISEPGNDSLESLSAGGTPEPAVVNGGVTQVSDPSPKTTPKKTTGKKSASDQYQRLSQLEHVLKRPDTYIGSVEHTEVKMWVFDQESQAMRYKQVTICPGLFKIFDEILVNAADNKIRDPSMDTLKVEIDQEKNTISVYNNGKGIPIEMHEKEKMYIPELIFGNLLTSSNYDDNEKKVTGGRNGYGAKVSTRGCTCLRRLGLRPRPWLLLLRRRPGPST, encoded by the coding sequence atGGCTAAACTGTCGACGACGGCGGTTCAAGACGAGAACGCCAAACCCAGGGCTGCTGCGAGAACAATGAAACAGTCCAAGATTTATGATTCTGACGACGACGCTTATGGCGGTGGAGACGGCGATTTCAGTTTTGGCGGTGGTAATGATGGCGGTGACTCTGATTTTGAGCTAGACGAAGCCCCTGCTAAAAAACGAAAACCTGCTGCCAAAGCTGCTACTGGCGGTACTGCTCCTAAGAAACCCAGAAAAACCCCTGCTACTGgcactgctgctgccaagaagaaagccgctgctgctcttcaaaCACGCGATACCAACACAGTTATCTCTGAACCTGGTAATGATTCTTTAGAGAGTCtgtctgctggtggtactCCTGAACCTGCTGTTGTTAATGGAGGTGTAACTCAAGTTTCTGACCCCAGTCCTAAGACCACACCAAAGAAAACGACAGGAAAGAAGTCGGCCTCGGACCAGTACCAGAGACTGTCGCAATTGGAGCACGTTCTCAAGCGTCCTGATACATATATTGGCTCAGTAGAGCACACCGAGGTGAAAATGTGGGTATTCGACCAGGAGTCACAGGCCATGCGATACAAACAAGTGACCATCTGCCCTGGTCTGTTCAAGATCTTCGACGAGATCCTCGTCAACGCTGCCGACAACAAGATCCGCGACCCTTCAATGGACACGCTCAAAGTGGAAATTGACCAGGAGAAAAACACCATCTCCGTCTACAACAACGGTAAAGGAATCCCCATCGAAATGCacgagaaagagaaaatgtaCATTCCCGAGCTCATTTTCGGCAACCTGCTCACCTCGAGCAACTACGACGACAACGAAAAGAAAGTCACCGGAGGCCGAAACGGTTACGGAGCCAAGGTAAGTACCCGGGGGTgcacatgcctccggcggctggggctccgccccagaccctggttgctcctgcttcgcaggagaccgggaccgtcgacataa
- the TOP2 gene encoding DNA topoisomerase 2 (Topoisomerase II; relieves torsional strain in DNA by cleaving and re-sealing the phosphodiester backbone of both positively and negatively supercoiled DNA; cleaves complementary strands; localizes to axial cores in meiosis; required for replication slow zone (RSZ) breakage following Mec1p inactivation; GO_component: GO:0097047 - DNA replication termination region [Evidence IPI] [PMID 20797631]; GO_component: GO:0009330 - DNA topoisomerase complex (ATP-hydrolyzing) [Evidence IBA]; GO_component: GO:0005739 - mitochondrion [Evidence IDA] [PMID 16823961]; GO_component: GO:0005634 - nucleus [Evidence IEA,IEA]; GO_component: GO:0005634 - nucleus [Evidence IDA] [PMID 22842922]; GO_component: GO:0005634 - nucleus [Evidence IDA] [PMID 6088500]; GO_component: GO:0000795 - synaptonemal complex [Evidence IDA] [PMID 1315786]; GO_function: GO:0005524 - ATP binding [Evidence IEA,IEA]; GO_function: GO:0003677 - DNA binding [Evidence IEA,IEA]; GO_function: GO:0003916 - DNA topoisomerase activity [Evidence IEA]; GO_function: GO:0003918 - DNA topoisomerase type II (ATP-hydrolyzing) activity [Evidence IEA,IEA]; GO_function: GO:0003918 - DNA topoisomerase type II (ATP-hydrolyzing) activity [Evidence IDA] [PMID 6088500]; GO_function: GO:0003918 - DNA topoisomerase type II (ATP-hydrolyzing) activity [Evidence IDA] [PMID 6323017]; GO_function: GO:0008094 - DNA-dependent ATPase activity [Evidence IBA]; GO_function: GO:0016853 - isomerase activity [Evidence IEA]; GO_function: GO:0046872 - metal ion binding [Evidence IEA]; GO_function: GO:0000166 - nucleotide binding [Evidence IEA]; GO_process: GO:0006200 - ATP catabolic process [Evidence IEA,IEA]; GO_process: GO:0006259 - DNA metabolic process [Evidence IEA]; GO_process: GO:0006271 - DNA strand elongation involved in DNA replication [Evidence IMP] [PMID 2549254]; GO_process: GO:0006265 - DNA topological change [Evidence IEA]; GO_process: GO:0006265 - DNA topological change [Evidence IDA] [PMID 6088500]; GO_process: GO:0006268 - DNA unwinding involved in DNA replication [Evidence IMP] [PMID 24062159]; GO_process: GO:0006333 - chromatin assembly or disassembly [Evidence IMP] [PMID 9199287]; GO_process: GO:0031055 - chromatin remodeling at centromere [Evidence IMP] [PMID 18701701]; GO_process: GO:0044774 - mitotic DNA integrity checkpoint [Evidence IMP] [PMID 16651657]; GO_process: GO:0007131 - reciprocal meiotic recombination [Evidence IMP] [PMID 2156624]; GO_process: GO:0000019 - regulation of mitotic recombination [Evidence IMP] [PMID 2902925]; GO_process: GO:0097046 - replication fork progression beyond termination site [Evidence IMP] [PMID 20797631]; GO_process: GO:0000712 - resolution of meiotic recombination intermediates [Evidence IBA]; GO_process: GO:0000819 - sister chromatid segregation [Evidence IBA]), translating to MTKVGKPKIVDLKKPESFTKITFKPDLRLFGMEQLDEDILGVMRRRVYDLCGTVRNVAVSLNGKRLKVKDFKSYVDMFVTALQEQEKVNLNVVNERAGTPVPEGGEEIGRILPVIPLVPAGPKPTVIYERINDRWEVAFAVSDGNAFNQVSFVNSIATTSGGTHVNYVSDQIANKILEHVKKKNKNAPLRLAQIRNNMFVFINCLIDNPAFTSQTKEQLTTKSTAFGSKCVIPEDFIKKVLRTSIIESVQDIATRNADKELRKQDGGKKKRLTGFVKLEDANKAGTRESHKCTLVLTEGDSAMALAVAGLAVVGRDYYGVFPLRGKLLNVRDASHDQIMKNTEIQAIKQIMGLQHKKHYTSTEGLRYGHIMIMTDQDHDGSHIKGLIINFLDSSFPGLLSIPGFLVEFITPIVKVSILRGKKVIKVIPFYTMPQYEEWRDTEGKTCIWKQKYYKGLGTSEPNTEGREYFTQLDKHLKTFDSLKEEDKPLIELAFGKKKADARKDWLRAFKPGTHLDPDLDDIPIGDFINKELILFSMADNIRSIPSLMDGFKPGQRKILYGCFKRNLVNEIKVAQLGGYVSENTGYHHGEQSLYQTIVGLAQDFVGSNNIYFLMPNGSFGSRAMGGKDASAPRYIFTELNSLTRKIFHPQDDPLYKYMEDDDSTVEPEWYAPIIPTVLVNGGEGIGTGWSTNIPCYNPEDLVKNIRLLMNGEDLEPMTPWFRGWTGTLERIAADKFKVSGTIEQIDDNTVEITELPIKMWTHTMKEFLLESIVKSRGEETGKEFIEDMTEEHGTGIKFVVTLSREQMERSLREGLENRFKLQTTLSLGNMVLFDPQGRLKKYDTPEQILTEFYYVRLELYQKRKDHMSNQLQNQLEKISQQARFIKLIIEKRLTVSNRRRSELIAELEDLKFPRFGKDGVPVFDVDPEEATQISMVLDEIEEDEAAAAAVADANKPSLANYDYLLGMAIWSLTRERYEKLLKQRDEKEEELKKLLKLSAKDLWNIDLDAFLEGWEQFYEDDKEKRESMIPERKGKRKPTKRKAKAKASVVNDDEELGDGDFLPKELTGRGQTAKSKTTVKTAAKTSKPSATVKDEDKLVQTKIGVKTPVLAEPTAATTSPKAGGIFGKGIFGSPIKKDQYQVDADELMNSFVGNNSKFEFGSPATTTKTSSIFSLDDDDDDEFSPPPKAAPKAAAAKPAAKPATKAASKPKAASKPAAKPKAPVKSVSDDESDHDEIIPRAAARPSRNATKKTTYVLDDSMLVDEDDDDEAMLDSEPSAFISEDEFE from the coding sequence ATGACGAAGGTGGGCAAGCCCAAGATTGTGGATTTGAAGAAACCCGAGTCGTTTACGAAGATCACTTTTAAGCCTGATTTGAGGCTGTTTGGTATGGAGCAGCTGGACGAGGATATTCTGGGTGTCATGCGGAGAAGAGTGTACGATTTGTGCGGTACTGTTAGAAACGTGGCAGTTAGTTTGAATGGCAAGAGACTCAAAGTTAAGGATTTTAAGAGCTACGTGGATATGTTTGTTACAGCGctgcaggagcaggagaagGTCAATTTGAATGTTGTTAATGAACGGGCAGGAACTCCTGTGCCCGAGGGTGGTGAGGAGATTGGCAGGATCTTGCCAGTGATTCCTCTGGTTCCTGCTGGTCCTAAACCGACTGTAATTTACGAGCGGATTAATGACAGATGGGAAGTGGCTTTTGCTGTATCTGACGGTAATGCTTTTAACCAGGTGTCGTTTGTCAACTCTATCGCCACTACTTCAGGCGGAACTCATGTTAATTATGTGTCAGATCAGATTGCTAATAAGATTCTAGAACATgttaagaagaagaacaagaatGCTCCTTTGAGACTGGCTCAGATCAGAAATAACATGTTTGTATTTATCAACTGTTTGATTGACAATCCTGCTTTCACGTCACAAACCAAGGAACAACTGACCACCAAAAGTACTGCTTTTGGATCCAAGTGTGTTATTCCTGAGGATTTCATTAAAAAGGTGTTGAGAACGTCTATTATTGAGAGTGTTCAGGATATTGCTACTAGAAATGCTGATAAGGAACTGAGAAAGCAGGATGGtggcaagaagaaaagactGACTGGGTTTGTGAAGCTTGAAGATGCCAACAAAGCTGGTACTAGAGAAAGTCATAAATGTACTTTGGTCTTGACTGAAGGTGATTCAGCTATGGCTCTGGCTGTAGCTGGTCTGGCTGTCGTGGGACGTGACTATTATGGAGTGTTCCCATTGCGAGGTAAATTGTTGAACGTGCGAGACGCTTCTCATGACCAGATTATGAAGAACACGGAAATCCAGGCTATTAAACAGATCATGGGTTTGCAGCACAAAAAGCACTATACCAGTACCGAGGGACTTCGATATGGTCATATTATGATCATGACTGATCAGGATCACGATGGTAGTCATATCAAAGGTTTGATTATCAACTTTTTGGACTCGTCGTTCCCCGGACTTTTGTCGATTCCCGGGTTTTTGGTTGAGTTTATTACTCCTATTGTCAAAGTGTCGATTTTGAGAGGCAAAAAAGTGATCAAGGTGATTCCGTTTTATACCATGCCTCAATATGAAGAGTGGAGAGACACCGAGGGTAAAACTTGTATTTGGAAACAAAAGTACTATAAGGGTCTGGGTACGTCTGAACCTAATACTGAAGGTAGAGAGTATTTCACACAGCTCGACAAGCACTTGAAAACGTTTGATAGCTTAAAGGAAGAGGATAAACCACTTATTGAGCTTGCTTTTGGTAAGAAGAAAGCCGATGCTCGTAAAGACTGGTTGCGTGCCTTTAAGCCTGGTACACATCTGGACCCGGATCTTGACGATATTCCTATTGGTGACTTTATTAACAAggagttgattttgttttcaatgGCCGATAATATTCGATCTATCCCGTCTCTCATGGATGGATTCAAGCCCGGTCAGCGTAAGATTCTGTACGGTTGTTTCAAGCGTAACTTGGTCAACGAAATCAAAGTAGCTCAATTGGGTGGTTATGTATCAGAAAACACTGGTTACCACCACGGAGAACAGTCGCTGTACCAAACCATTGTTGGTCTTGCGCaagattttgttggttCCAATAACATTTATTTCCTGATGCCCAACGGAAGTTTTGGATCTCGTGCCATGGGTGGAAAAGATGCTTCGGCACCTCGTTATATTTTCACCGAGTTGAACTCTTTAACGAGAAAAATCTTCCATCCTCAAGATGATCCCTTGTACAAGTACATGGAAGACGATGATTCTACTGTCGAGCCTGAATGGTATGCACCGATTATCCCCACAGTTTTGGTCAATGGCGGTGAAGGTATTGGTACTGGATGGAGTACCAATATCCCATGTTATAATCCCGAGGATCTGGTCAAGAATATTCGTCTACTCATGAACGGCGAAGATCTCGAGCCTATGACTCCTTGGTTTAGAGGCTGGACCGGTACTTTGGAGAGAATAGCTGCTGACAAGTTCAAGGTGTCTGGTACTATTGAGCAAATCGACGATAACACAGTGGAAATCACTGAACTTCCAATCAAGATGTGGACTCACACCATGAAAGAGTTTTTGTTAGAATCGATTGTCAAGTCTCGTGGAGAGGAAACTGGTAAAGAGTTTATTGAAGACATGACAGAAGAACACGGCACAGGAATCAAGTTTGTGGTGACACTTAGCCGTGAGCAAATGGAACGAAGTCTCAGAGAGGGTCTAGAGAATAGATTCAAACTTCAAACCACTCTTAGTTTGGGTAACATGGTGCTGTTTGATCCTCAAGGACGTCTTAAGAAATATGATACCCCCGAGCAAATCTTGACCGAGTTCTACTACGTTCGTCTTGAACTGTACCAGAAACGTAAAGATCACATGTCGAATCAACTTCAGAACcagctggagaagattTCTCAGCAAGCTCGATTCATTAAACTCATCATTGAAAAGAGACTGACAGTGTCTAATCGACGAAGATCCGAACTTATTGCCGAGTTAGAAGACCTCAAGTTCCCAAGATTCGGTAAAGACGGTGTTCCCGTGTTTGACGTTGATCCAGAGGAGGCCACACAGATCTCCATGGTTCTCGATGAGATTGAggaagacgaagcagcagctgctgccgttgCAGATGCTAACAAACCCTCGTTAGCCAATTACGACTATCTCCTAGGAATGGCTATCTGGTCTCTTACCAGAGAAAGATACGAAAAGCTGTTGAAACAACGAGACgagaaggaagaggagttgaagaaactgcTTAAACTGTCAGCCAAAGATCTGTGGAATATCGATTTGGATGCGTTCCTTGAAGGATGGGAGCAGTTCTACGAAGATGATAAAGAGAAGCGAGAGTCGATGATTCCCGAGAGAAAGGGCAAGAGAAAGCCTACTAAACGAAAGGCCAAGGCCAAGGCATCTGTTGTtaacgacgacgaagaacTCGGTGACGGCGATTTCCTGCCTAAAGAGCTCACTGGACGAGGACAAACTGCCAAATCCAAGACCACTGTCAAGACTGCTGCCAAAACAAGCAAACCATCAGCCACTGTCAAAGACGAGGATAAGCTTGTTCAAACCAAAATCGGAGTTAAAACACCTGTTCTCGCtgaaccaacagcagcaacgaCATCTCCCAAAGCTGGCGGGATCTTTGGTAAAGGCATTTTCGGATCACCCATTAAAAAAGACCAATACCAAGTCGATGCGGACGAGCTGATGAACTCATTTGTGGGTAATAACTCGAAATTCGAGTTCGGCTCGCCTGCCACCACGACCAAGACCTCGTCCATCTTCTCCctcgacgacgacgatgacgacgagttCTCGCCTCCTCCAAAGGCCGCTCcaaaagctgctgctgccaagcCAGCCGCCAAACCTGCTACAAAAGCAGcttcaaaaccaaaagcagcatccaaaccagcagccaaaCCCAAAGCTCCAGTCAAGTCTGTTTCTGACGACGAGTCAGACCACGACGAGATCATCCcacgagcagcagccaggCCGTCTCGCAACGCCACCAAGAAAACCACCTACGTCCTCGATGACAGCATGCTTgtcgacgaagacgacgacgacgaggcCATGCTCGACTCCGAGCCCAGCGCTTTCATCTCCGAGGACGAGTTCGAGTAA